Proteins from a single region of Microbacterium sp. zg-Y818:
- a CDS encoding cytochrome c translates to MARHTPRRSNGRRSPWAAAALIGIGLLVTGGVYAGASAAVAASEPQTVSSALTVEDGKKLFQANCATCHGLDLQGSANGPSLYGVGELSVEFQMATGRMPLQMQGPQAPQKPVQFTQEQIEAIAAFTQSVAPGPSYPDARVLDGEGDVSAGAELFRINCAMCHNVAAAGGALTEGKYAPPITDTSALHIYAAMVTGPQNMPVFNDLTLTTDEKRDIISSLLYMQENPSPGGFTLGSLGPVSEGLFIWIFGIGGLIALTVWITAKSN, encoded by the coding sequence ATGGCACGACACACCCCTCGCCGCTCGAACGGCCGCCGCAGCCCCTGGGCCGCCGCCGCCCTCATCGGCATCGGCCTTCTCGTCACCGGCGGCGTCTACGCGGGAGCATCCGCTGCCGTGGCCGCCTCTGAGCCGCAGACGGTTTCCTCTGCACTCACGGTCGAAGACGGCAAGAAGCTGTTCCAGGCCAACTGCGCCACCTGTCACGGACTGGACCTCCAGGGCTCCGCGAACGGCCCGTCGCTGTACGGCGTCGGCGAACTCTCGGTCGAGTTCCAGATGGCCACGGGCCGCATGCCGCTGCAGATGCAGGGCCCGCAGGCTCCGCAGAAGCCGGTGCAGTTCACGCAGGAGCAGATCGAGGCGATCGCGGCGTTCACGCAGTCCGTCGCCCCCGGCCCGAGCTACCCCGACGCGCGCGTCCTCGACGGCGAAGGCGATGTCTCGGCGGGCGCGGAGCTCTTCCGCATCAACTGCGCGATGTGCCACAACGTCGCTGCGGCCGGTGGCGCCCTCACCGAGGGCAAGTACGCGCCCCCCATCACGGACACCAGCGCGCTGCACATCTACGCCGCGATGGTGACCGGCCCGCAGAACATGCCCGTCTTCAACGACCTGACGCTCACCACGGACGAGAAGCGCGACATCATCTCGTCGCTGCTGTACATGCAGGAGAACCCGTCTCCCGGCGGTTTCACCCTCGGCTCGCTCGGCCCCGTGTCGGAGGGTCTCTTCATCTGGATCTTCGGTATCGGCGGTTTGATCGCACTCACCGTGTGGATCACGGCGAAGTCGAACTGA
- a CDS encoding heme-copper oxidase subunit III yields MRSVKRPDPVAVGTIVWLGSEVMFFAGLFAIFFTLRSTSPELFAARSEILNVPFAAINTFILVLSSFTCQAGVFAAERFQSYRTGSFWNVRKWGMTEWFFLTFIMGAVFVSGQIWEYATLVAEGLPISADAYASAFYITTGFHALHVTGGLIAFLMVIGRAYAVKNFGRKEMTTAIVVSYYWHFVDVVWIVLFAVIYLLPFAS; encoded by the coding sequence ATGCGGTCGGTCAAGCGACCCGACCCGGTCGCCGTCGGCACCATTGTCTGGCTCGGCAGCGAGGTCATGTTCTTCGCGGGCCTTTTCGCGATCTTCTTCACGCTGCGCAGCACCTCCCCGGAGCTGTTCGCGGCGCGGTCGGAGATCTTGAACGTGCCGTTCGCTGCGATCAACACCTTCATCCTCGTGCTGTCGTCCTTCACCTGCCAGGCCGGCGTCTTCGCCGCCGAGCGCTTCCAGTCCTACCGCACCGGCAGCTTCTGGAACGTCCGCAAGTGGGGCATGACCGAGTGGTTCTTCCTCACCTTCATCATGGGTGCGGTGTTCGTCTCCGGCCAGATCTGGGAGTACGCGACCCTCGTCGCCGAAGGCCTGCCGATCTCCGCAGACGCGTACGCGTCGGCCTTCTACATCACGACCGGCTTCCACGCGCTGCACGTCACCGGCGGCCTGATCGCCTTCCTGATGGTCATCGGCCGCGCCTACGCGGTCAAGAACTTCGGGCGCAAGGAGATGACCACCGCGATCGTCGTGTCCTACTACTGGCACTTCGTCGACGTCGTGTGGATCGTCCTGTTCGCCGTCATCTACCTGCTGCCCTTCGCGAGCTGA
- the trpD gene encoding anthranilate phosphoribosyltransferase has protein sequence MAELYSWPEILTTLLDARDLSVSESTWAMRQVMTGAATPSQLAGFLVALRAKGETIDEIVGFRDAILEAAVPLPVPSQVLDIVGTGGDRFGTVNVSTMSAIVAAASGVPVVKHGNKAASSKSGSSDVLRALGVDLSLSPDAVAQTLARTGITFAFASAFHPGFRHAGATRGELGVPTVFNFLGPLCNPARAEANAVGVAQLDRVPLITGVFRTRGATALVFRGDDGLDELTTTGHSRLWEISLGDVHEHDLDPRDLGIPLADIDDLLGGEPDHNAAVVRRVLDGEPGPVRDIVLLNTAAGIVSYRLSLDPAQSQRPILERLAEGKDAAAAAIDDGSAAATLVSWVETTQQLGG, from the coding sequence ATGGCGGAGCTCTACTCGTGGCCCGAAATCCTCACCACTCTTCTCGATGCGCGTGATCTCAGCGTGTCGGAGTCGACCTGGGCGATGCGGCAGGTGATGACGGGCGCCGCCACGCCTTCGCAGTTGGCCGGATTCCTCGTCGCCCTCCGGGCGAAGGGAGAGACGATCGACGAGATCGTCGGGTTCCGCGACGCGATCCTCGAAGCGGCCGTTCCGCTGCCCGTGCCGTCGCAGGTGCTCGACATCGTCGGGACCGGCGGTGACCGCTTCGGCACGGTCAACGTGTCGACGATGTCCGCGATCGTCGCCGCGGCATCGGGTGTTCCGGTCGTCAAGCACGGGAACAAGGCGGCCAGCTCGAAGTCCGGCTCTTCGGACGTGCTGCGCGCGCTCGGCGTGGATCTGTCGCTGTCACCCGATGCCGTCGCGCAGACGCTGGCGCGGACGGGCATCACGTTCGCCTTCGCGTCGGCGTTCCACCCCGGTTTCCGGCACGCCGGCGCCACACGCGGCGAGCTCGGCGTGCCGACCGTCTTCAATTTCCTCGGCCCCCTCTGCAACCCGGCCCGAGCGGAGGCGAATGCCGTGGGCGTGGCACAGCTCGATCGCGTCCCGCTCATCACCGGAGTGTTCCGCACCCGCGGCGCGACCGCCCTGGTCTTCCGCGGCGACGACGGGCTCGACGAGCTGACCACCACCGGTCACAGCCGGCTCTGGGAGATCAGCCTGGGCGACGTCCACGAGCACGACCTGGACCCGCGCGATCTCGGCATCCCGCTGGCAGACATCGACGACCTGCTGGGTGGGGAGCCCGACCACAACGCCGCTGTGGTGCGCAGGGTGCTCGACGGTGAGCCGGGGCCGGTGCGCGACATCGTGCTGCTGAACACCGCCGCCGGCATCGTGTCCTACCGGCTCTCGCTGGACCCCGCCCAGTCGCAGCGTCCGATCCTCGAGCGACTGGCCGAAGGGAAGGATGCCGCGGCAGCCGCGATCGACGACGGCTCCGCCGCCGCCACACTGGTTTCGTGGGTGGAGACGACCCAGCAGCTCGGCGGCTGA
- a CDS encoding aromatic ring-opening dioxygenase LigA gives MSEAPATTADTIESPTRKVGLIKAAGIIGILGGVALIIVGIVVWVMVSSQLRAENITVPDDAMAFQGQTVAGPFTAFVQADIIQQHALHSSDGKTYAELDKEDPVRATMMNASFLRASLFTSVVSFGVAAFAMGMGVLSIIFGWAIHRLASIPVVVKRSTLTTS, from the coding sequence ATGTCGGAAGCACCGGCCACCACGGCCGACACCATCGAATCGCCCACCCGCAAGGTCGGCCTGATCAAGGCCGCCGGCATCATCGGCATCCTGGGCGGTGTGGCACTGATCATCGTCGGCATCGTCGTCTGGGTCATGGTCTCCTCGCAGCTGCGCGCCGAGAACATCACCGTCCCCGATGACGCGATGGCCTTCCAGGGTCAGACGGTCGCCGGTCCCTTCACCGCATTCGTGCAGGCGGACATCATCCAGCAGCACGCCCTGCACTCCTCGGACGGCAAGACGTACGCCGAGCTCGACAAGGAAGACCCGGTGCGGGCCACGATGATGAACGCGTCGTTCCTGCGGGCATCGCTGTTCACCTCGGTCGTGTCGTTCGGCGTCGCTGCCTTCGCCATGGGCATGGGTGTGCTGTCGATCATCTTCGGCTGGGCGATCCATCGCCTCGCCTCGATCCCGGTCGTCGTGAAGCGGTCAACGCTCACCACCTCCTGA
- a CDS encoding PHP domain-containing protein — MHPHEALSEIAGLLERERASRYRSKAFRAAAAAIEGLDEAALRDSAALRRRKGIGDSTFAVIQQALAGEVPTYLVELRESAGVAPVGSDLRARLRGDLHSHSDWSDGLTSIDLIVQAARALGHEYLALTDHSPRLRVANGLSPERLREQLALLPQFSGDGFTLLSGIEVDILDQGGLDQQEDLLAELDVVVASAHSKLRMERGPMTRRLVAAVGNPHVDVLGHVTGRLVEGSRGTRPPSLFDAATVFAACAENQVAVEINSRPERQDPPDELIAIALEAGCLFSIDSDAHAPGQLSLIDHGAARAERAGVPADRIVTTWPLDRLREWTGRRR; from the coding sequence ATGCATCCCCACGAGGCACTCAGCGAGATCGCCGGCCTGCTCGAACGAGAGCGGGCCTCGCGCTATCGGTCCAAGGCGTTTCGCGCGGCGGCCGCCGCGATCGAGGGTCTCGATGAGGCGGCACTGCGGGATTCCGCCGCATTGCGGCGACGCAAGGGGATCGGGGACTCGACCTTCGCCGTCATCCAGCAGGCGCTGGCGGGCGAGGTGCCGACCTACCTCGTCGAGCTGCGGGAGAGCGCCGGGGTCGCGCCGGTCGGCTCCGACCTGCGCGCACGCCTGCGGGGAGACCTGCACAGCCACTCCGACTGGTCCGACGGCCTCACCTCGATCGACCTCATCGTGCAGGCTGCCCGCGCGCTCGGTCACGAGTACCTCGCCCTCACCGACCACTCACCCCGGCTGCGTGTCGCCAACGGGCTCTCACCCGAGCGGCTGCGCGAGCAGCTGGCGCTGCTTCCGCAGTTCAGCGGCGACGGGTTCACGCTGCTGAGCGGGATCGAGGTCGACATCCTCGATCAGGGCGGGCTGGACCAGCAGGAGGACCTGCTGGCCGAGCTCGACGTCGTGGTCGCGTCGGCGCACTCGAAGCTGCGCATGGAGCGCGGCCCGATGACCCGGCGCCTCGTGGCGGCGGTCGGCAACCCGCACGTCGACGTGCTCGGGCACGTGACCGGCCGACTCGTCGAGGGGTCGCGGGGGACGCGTCCGCCGTCACTGTTCGACGCAGCGACGGTCTTCGCCGCGTGCGCGGAGAACCAGGTCGCCGTCGAGATCAACTCGCGCCCCGAGCGGCAGGACCCGCCCGACGAGCTCATCGCCATCGCGTTGGAGGCGGGATGCCTCTTCTCGATCGACTCCGACGCTCACGCCCCGGGGCAGCTGTCGCTCATCGACCACGGGGCCGCGCGTGCCGAGCGTGCCGGCGTGCCCGCCGACCGGATCGTGACCACCTGGCCCCTCGACCGTCTGCGCGAGTGGACGGGCCGCCGGCGCTGA
- a CDS encoding 5'-3' exonuclease, with amino-acid sequence MSSRSEKLLLLDTASLYFRAFYGVPDKVRAPDGTPVNAVRGLLDMIAKLTTTYEPTDMVACWDDDWRPQWRVDLIPTYKTHRVAEVVPGAPDVEQVPDPLEAQIPVIREALALLGIPVVGRADHEADDVIGTLATRATMPVDIVTGDRDLFQLVDDARDVRVIYTARGMSNLEVVTDATVVSKYRILPTQYADYATLRGDASDGLPGVAGIGDKTAATLLAAHGDLDGIRAAAASGDGMSATVASRILGAADYLDVAPTVVGVVTDLDIAAPESRLHAPDAATRDAAEAFAEHWGLGTSMKRALDALATRD; translated from the coding sequence GTGTCCTCCCGCTCAGAAAAGCTGCTTCTCCTCGACACCGCATCCCTGTACTTCCGGGCGTTCTACGGGGTGCCCGACAAGGTGCGCGCCCCCGACGGCACGCCCGTCAACGCCGTCCGCGGGCTGCTCGACATGATCGCGAAGCTGACGACGACCTACGAGCCGACCGACATGGTCGCCTGCTGGGACGACGACTGGCGCCCGCAGTGGCGCGTCGACCTCATTCCGACGTACAAGACGCACCGCGTCGCGGAGGTCGTGCCGGGCGCGCCCGACGTCGAGCAGGTCCCCGACCCGCTCGAGGCGCAGATCCCGGTGATCCGCGAGGCCCTCGCGCTGCTCGGCATCCCGGTGGTCGGGCGTGCCGACCACGAGGCCGACGACGTCATCGGCACCCTCGCGACCCGCGCGACCATGCCCGTCGACATCGTCACCGGCGACCGCGACCTCTTCCAGCTCGTCGATGACGCCCGCGACGTGCGGGTGATCTACACCGCCCGCGGCATGAGCAACCTCGAGGTCGTCACTGACGCCACCGTCGTGTCGAAGTACCGCATCCTGCCCACGCAGTACGCCGACTACGCCACGCTGCGCGGTGACGCGTCCGACGGATTGCCGGGGGTCGCCGGGATCGGCGACAAGACGGCGGCGACCCTGCTCGCGGCCCACGGTGACCTCGACGGCATCCGTGCCGCCGCCGCGTCCGGCGACGGGATGTCCGCCACGGTCGCCAGCCGCATCCTCGGCGCCGCCGACTACCTCGACGTCGCCCCGACGGTGGTGGGGGTGGTCACCGACCTCGACATCGCCGCGCCGGAGTCCCGGCTGCACGCACCGGATGCCGCCACCCGCGACGCCGCCGAGGCGTTCGCCGAGCACTGGGGACTCGGCACCTCGATGAAGCGGGCGCTGGACGCGCTGGCCACCCGCGACTGA
- a CDS encoding Pr6Pr family membrane protein codes for MTAAPRARSWGTAQLWWRVAIVAVCLLGLSSGNHRLVYFTVQSNVIVFAYYAGALYWMVRRGIPDAPAPRLRGAVTTWILTTALVSHVLLNEGASPLPGLMDADPAQALANQSLFLLHYVVPGMVLVDWLLFGPRRAVRWRDGLLWLIYPAAYAVVTLSRAIAFPTIADRFPYPFLNIDVLGLGGAVLGMAQVVAAIAVIAAGVIGLDRLSAVIGDGLRGVVARG; via the coding sequence GTGACCGCAGCGCCCCGTGCACGCTCCTGGGGCACCGCACAGCTCTGGTGGCGCGTCGCGATCGTCGCGGTGTGCCTGCTGGGGCTGTCCAGCGGCAACCACCGGCTCGTCTACTTCACGGTGCAGAGCAACGTCATCGTCTTCGCCTACTACGCCGGCGCGCTGTACTGGATGGTGCGCCGCGGCATCCCGGACGCTCCCGCACCCCGGCTGAGAGGCGCCGTGACGACATGGATCCTCACGACCGCCCTCGTCTCCCACGTGCTGCTCAACGAGGGAGCGAGTCCGCTGCCCGGGCTCATGGACGCAGATCCCGCGCAGGCGCTGGCGAACCAGTCACTGTTCCTCTTGCACTACGTCGTTCCGGGCATGGTGCTGGTGGACTGGCTGCTGTTCGGCCCCCGCCGGGCGGTGCGGTGGCGCGATGGCCTGCTCTGGCTGATCTACCCCGCCGCATACGCCGTCGTCACACTCTCCCGCGCGATCGCCTTTCCGACGATCGCGGACCGCTTTCCCTACCCCTTCCTCAACATCGACGTGCTCGGGCTGGGCGGGGCCGTGCTCGGCATGGCCCAGGTCGTCGCAGCGATCGCGGTCATCGCGGCCGGCGTCATCGGCCTGGACCGGTTGTCGGCCGTGATCGGCGACGGGCTGCGCGGGGTGGTCGCGCGCGGGTGA
- a CDS encoding YchJ family metal-binding protein, protein MRDHDPCPCGSEATFGECCGRHLAGVPAPTPEALMRSRYTAFVVGDTAYLEQTWHPGTRPEHLDLDPDLRWRGLEVVTAETGEKRGYVEFRAHWSEGPSRGVLHERSRFVRQSGRWWYLDGVIDPPVTAEP, encoded by the coding sequence ATGCGTGACCACGACCCCTGCCCGTGCGGAAGCGAGGCCACCTTCGGGGAGTGCTGCGGACGCCACCTCGCCGGAGTGCCGGCGCCGACTCCCGAGGCACTCATGCGCTCGCGGTACACGGCCTTCGTCGTGGGCGACACCGCGTACCTCGAGCAGACCTGGCACCCCGGCACCCGGCCGGAGCACCTGGACCTCGACCCCGACCTGCGCTGGCGGGGCCTGGAGGTCGTCACCGCGGAGACCGGCGAGAAGCGCGGCTACGTGGAGTTCCGTGCGCACTGGAGCGAGGGCCCGAGCCGCGGGGTGCTGCACGAGCGCAGCCGCTTCGTCCGGCAGAGCGGGCGCTGGTGGTATCTCGACGGCGTGATCGACCCACCGGTCACAGCGGAGCCGTGA
- a CDS encoding aromatic acid exporter family protein, translating to MALTAAIRADRRLPLLQVAKSALATVLAWVVAGALLGGPPPVFAAIAALLVVQPSPNQSAAKAIERTVGVIAGVAIGSALGLAFGTQAWVVPAAVVTSLVFGWVLRMTPGVSNQTVISSVLVLALGVSTPGYAGARVVETIIGAALGLAVSVLLAPPVHATQALDRVDALGLETAATLDRLADAFTSPRTTAELEEMLLTARLLRPMRDAAESALSTSTDALALNPRAPHFRPQIDHLRELLERFSGIVTQVIGITRAVREYGGSGLVDEPSAPAIAEQLHRAAHDLRLLTSTPGELAEDEEPALTRPLRIQTPSSTNWMLIGSILVDLRRVHEAITAPL from the coding sequence ATGGCCCTGACCGCCGCCATCCGCGCCGATCGCCGACTCCCCCTGCTGCAGGTGGCCAAGTCGGCGCTGGCCACCGTGCTCGCGTGGGTGGTCGCCGGCGCCTTGCTCGGAGGTCCGCCTCCGGTGTTCGCGGCGATCGCGGCGCTGCTGGTGGTGCAGCCGAGCCCGAACCAGTCCGCGGCCAAGGCGATCGAGCGTACGGTCGGGGTCATCGCGGGCGTCGCGATCGGTTCGGCCCTGGGGCTGGCGTTCGGCACCCAGGCCTGGGTCGTGCCGGCGGCCGTCGTGACCTCGCTCGTGTTCGGCTGGGTGCTGCGCATGACGCCGGGGGTCAGCAACCAGACCGTCATCAGCTCGGTGCTGGTCCTCGCGCTGGGGGTCTCGACGCCCGGCTACGCGGGAGCGCGGGTCGTCGAGACGATCATCGGCGCGGCTCTGGGTCTGGCGGTGAGCGTGCTGCTGGCGCCGCCGGTGCACGCCACCCAGGCGCTCGACCGCGTGGACGCCCTGGGGCTTGAGACCGCCGCGACACTGGACCGTCTCGCGGACGCTTTCACGTCACCGCGCACCACGGCCGAGCTGGAGGAGATGCTGCTGACGGCGCGGCTGCTGCGCCCCATGCGGGATGCCGCGGAGAGCGCTCTGTCCACCTCGACCGACGCGCTCGCCCTCAACCCGCGCGCGCCCCACTTCCGTCCGCAGATCGACCATCTGCGCGAGCTGCTCGAGCGCTTCTCCGGCATCGTCACGCAGGTGATCGGCATCACCCGCGCGGTGCGCGAGTACGGCGGCAGCGGGCTCGTCGATGAGCCGTCCGCGCCCGCGATCGCAGAGCAGCTGCACCGAGCGGCACACGACCTGCGGCTGCTGACGAGCACGCCGGGTGAGCTCGCCGAAGACGAGGAGCCGGCCCTCACCCGCCCCCTTCGGATCCAGACGCCGTCGTCGACGAACTGGATGCTGATCGGATCGATCCTGGTGGACCTGCGCCGCGTACACGAAGCAATCACGGCTCCGCTGTGA
- a CDS encoding VOC family protein, which yields MSTATHDRVLHPDAAMGAVTLRVADLEAMSGYYTHAFAMEPLEEKARGREVHRVLGRGSTPLVRLVHTPDLPQAAAREAGLYHTAFLFDEAEALAATVYRAAQHPLSRFSGSADHLVSEAFYFTDPEGNGVELYTDRDRAEWVHVAGQIQMDVLALDPNEYLRRHLTQEALDAGPSRAGAVGHVHLQVGDIPTARAFYLDALGFEATQSAYPGALFAAAGGYHHHIAMNTWNSRGAGPRAAALGLGDISITVPRREELDALGARLRDHGIAYDGDGRSVRAVDPWGTQVTVALPDLSLDEVLQR from the coding sequence ATGAGCACGGCAACACACGACCGGGTGCTGCACCCCGATGCGGCAATGGGCGCGGTGACCCTGCGCGTCGCGGACCTCGAGGCGATGAGCGGGTATTACACCCATGCCTTCGCGATGGAGCCCCTCGAGGAGAAGGCGCGCGGGCGCGAGGTGCACCGGGTGCTCGGCCGCGGATCCACCCCGCTCGTGCGGCTCGTCCACACCCCGGATCTGCCGCAGGCGGCCGCGCGCGAGGCGGGCCTGTATCACACCGCATTCCTCTTCGATGAGGCCGAAGCGCTGGCGGCGACGGTGTACCGCGCCGCGCAGCACCCCCTCAGTCGCTTCAGCGGCTCGGCGGACCATCTGGTGAGCGAGGCGTTCTACTTCACCGACCCCGAGGGCAACGGCGTCGAGCTGTACACCGACCGGGACCGCGCCGAATGGGTGCACGTGGCCGGTCAGATCCAGATGGACGTACTCGCCCTCGATCCGAACGAGTACCTCCGCCGCCACCTCACGCAGGAGGCGCTGGATGCCGGTCCCTCCCGTGCCGGCGCCGTCGGCCACGTGCACCTGCAGGTCGGGGACATCCCCACGGCCCGCGCCTTCTACCTCGACGCGCTCGGGTTCGAGGCCACCCAGAGCGCCTATCCCGGGGCGCTCTTCGCCGCCGCCGGCGGGTACCACCACCACATCGCGATGAACACGTGGAACAGCCGCGGCGCCGGTCCTCGCGCCGCGGCGCTGGGCCTGGGCGATATCTCGATCACCGTGCCCCGCCGCGAGGAGCTCGATGCCCTGGGTGCGCGCCTGCGCGACCACGGCATCGCCTACGACGGCGACGGCCGGTCGGTGCGCGCCGTGGATCCGTGGGGCACGCAGGTCACGGTCGCCCTCCCCGACCTCTCCCTTGACGAAGTGCTGCAGCGCTGA
- a CDS encoding amino acid permease translates to MPARQSAMHALFRRKPITPQNEDDSGTGLVRRLGTFQLAMLGVGATIGTGVFFVMHESVPLAGPAVLLSFVIAAIAAGLSAVCYAEMASAVPISGSTYSYAYVTLGEIVAMGVAACLMLEYGVSAAAVSSGWSGYLDHLLAAVFGWHLPPELMAGPLEGGIVNLPAVVLVAMCAVLLVRGTRESAVVNTIMVVIKVAVLLMFAAIAITAFRVDNFAEFAPHGAAGVTAAAGTIFFTFIGLDAVSTAGDEVRDPQRSLPRAILIALAVVVSVYLLVAVAAVGAQTWGDFSDPAQQSAGLAVILADVLGASWPATLLAAGAVVSIFSVTLVILFGQTRILYTIGRDGLIPKAFARVDPRTRTPVFSTVVVSAAVAVLAGLVPLTSLWDLVSMGTLVAFIVVSVGVMVLRRTRPDLPRAFRVPGYPVTPVLSILACLYLIAGLGWSTYIWFAAWVAVVLAFYLLWSRHHSVLAVPAADAAATPESQDVPAP, encoded by the coding sequence ATGCCGGCCCGTCAGAGCGCGATGCATGCGCTGTTCCGCCGCAAGCCGATCACCCCGCAGAACGAGGACGACTCCGGCACCGGGCTCGTCCGACGCCTGGGCACCTTCCAGCTGGCCATGCTCGGTGTCGGCGCCACGATCGGCACGGGCGTCTTCTTCGTCATGCACGAGTCGGTGCCGCTGGCCGGCCCCGCCGTGCTGCTCTCGTTCGTCATCGCCGCGATCGCCGCTGGCCTGTCGGCCGTCTGCTACGCCGAGATGGCCTCCGCCGTGCCGATTTCGGGATCGACGTACTCCTATGCCTATGTGACCCTCGGCGAGATCGTCGCGATGGGGGTCGCCGCCTGCCTCATGCTCGAGTACGGCGTCTCGGCCGCGGCGGTGTCGTCGGGCTGGAGCGGGTACCTGGACCACCTGCTGGCCGCGGTGTTCGGCTGGCACCTGCCGCCCGAACTCATGGCGGGACCGCTCGAGGGCGGCATCGTGAACCTGCCGGCCGTCGTGCTCGTGGCCATGTGCGCGGTCCTGCTCGTGCGGGGCACGCGCGAATCCGCCGTCGTCAACACGATCATGGTCGTCATCAAGGTGGCGGTGCTGCTGATGTTCGCCGCGATCGCCATCACCGCCTTCCGCGTGGACAACTTCGCCGAGTTCGCCCCGCACGGGGCGGCGGGGGTGACTGCGGCGGCCGGCACCATCTTCTTCACCTTCATCGGGCTGGATGCCGTGTCGACGGCGGGCGACGAGGTCCGCGACCCGCAGCGCTCGCTGCCGCGTGCGATCCTCATCGCGCTCGCCGTGGTCGTCTCGGTCTATCTGCTCGTCGCGGTGGCCGCCGTCGGCGCACAGACGTGGGGCGACTTCAGCGATCCCGCCCAGCAGAGCGCCGGGCTGGCGGTCATCCTCGCCGACGTGCTGGGCGCATCGTGGCCGGCGACGCTGCTGGCGGCCGGCGCCGTCGTGTCGATCTTCTCCGTCACGCTGGTGATCCTCTTCGGCCAGACCCGCATCCTCTACACGATCGGCCGCGACGGGCTCATCCCGAAGGCGTTCGCGCGGGTGGACCCGCGCACGCGCACCCCCGTCTTCTCCACGGTCGTGGTGTCGGCGGCAGTGGCGGTGCTCGCGGGTCTCGTGCCGCTCACGAGCCTGTGGGACCTGGTCTCGATGGGGACTCTGGTCGCCTTCATCGTGGTCTCGGTCGGCGTCATGGTGCTGCGTCGCACCCGGCCCGACCTGCCGCGAGCGTTCCGGGTGCCCGGATACCCCGTCACGCCGGTGCTCTCGATCCTCGCGTGCCTGTACCTCATCGCCGGCCTCGGATGGTCGACGTACATCTGGTTCGCCGCGTGGGTCGCGGTCGTGCTGGCGTTCTACCTGCTGTGGAGCAGACATCACAGCGTGTTGGCCGTGCCCGCTGCCGATGCCGCCGCGACGCCGGAATCGCAGGACGTTCCGGCCCCATGA